In one window of Nicotiana tabacum cultivar K326 chromosome 12, ASM71507v2, whole genome shotgun sequence DNA:
- the LOC107822029 gene encoding pentatricopeptide repeat-containing protein At1g79490, mitochondrial: MIFCSLLFYRNLKHSRKLVDISRNNHRFISANQNTANVNAKALYFSRYYCSEWTEDVEYLDESGSVIYSGKGIRSVEPGVDDHVMVGGLKKPILNASAVAKLVEIVKRWKWGPDMETQLDKLQFIPNMTHIMQALKVMEDSNASLSLFRWAKRQPWYKPNDACYITLFDKLNQSRDFDGIQSVFDDMVLDSGENGASLFNAYNRVIQYLAKAEKFEVAFCCFNKIQESGCIVDTQTYNSLITVFLNNGLPYKAFEIYESMEKAGCSLDASSYELMIPNLAKSGRLDAAFKLFQQMKVNNFRPGFGIFASLVDSMGKAGRLDTSMKVYTEMQGFGLRPSATMFVSLIESFVKAGKLETALRLWDEMKKAGFRPNYGLYTMIVESHAKSGKLDIAMSVFLDMEKAGFLPTPSTYSSLLEMHAASGHVDAAMKLYNSMTNAGLRPGLSTYTALLTLLAKKKLLDVSAKILLEMKAMGYSVDVNASDVLMVYIKDGSVDLALMWLRFMGSSGIRTNNFIIRQLFESCMKSGLYDSAKPLLETYVNSAAKVDLILYTSILAHLVRCQDENDERHLMSILSATKHKAHTFMCGLFTGPEQRKQPVLSFVREFFQGIDYELEEGASRYFVNVLLNYLVLMGQINRARCVWKVAYENKLFPKAIVFDQHIAWSLDVRNLSVGAALVAVVHTLHRFRKRMLYYGVVPRRIKLVTGPTLKIVVAQMLSSVESPFEVSKVVLRAPGDAVLEWFKKPIVQQFLLNEIPSRADILMHKLNILFPTSAPEIRSLSPPKPLVAGKAI; the protein is encoded by the coding sequence ATGATTTTTTGCAGCCTTCTCTTTTATAGAAACCTGAAACATAGCCGCAAATTAGTCGACATTTCTCGGAATAATCATCGATTTATTTCGGCGAATCAGAACACTGCTAATGTCAATGCTAAAGCTCTTTACTTTTCGAGATACTACTGTTCTGAGTGGACTGAAGATGTAGAATATCTAGATGAATCAGGGAGTGTTATTTACTCAGGGAAAGGAATAAGGTCGGTTGAGCCTGGGGTTGATGATCATGTAATGGTGGGTGGGTTGAAGAAGCCTATTTTGAATGCTTCCGCAGTTGCAAAACTTGTTGAGATTGTGAAGAGGTGGAAGTGGGGCCCTGATATGGAGACTCAATTGGATAAGCTCCAGTTTATACCAAATATGACTCACATTATGCAAGCCTTGAAAGTTATGGAAGATAGTAATGCTTCGTTAAGTTTATTTCGGTGGGCAAAGAGACAACCTTGGTATAAGCCAAACGATGCTTGCTACATTACCCTGTTCGATAAATTGAACCAAAGCAGAGATTTTGATGGAATTCAATCGGTTTTTGATGACATGGTCCTTGATTCTGGCGAAAATGGGGCATCTCTATTTAATGCGTATAATCGAGTCATCCAATACCTAGCCAAGGCAGAGAAATTTGAGGTGGCATTCTGCTGTTTTAACAAAATTCAAGAGTCTGGTTGCATAGTTGATACCCAGACCTATAACTCCCTTATCACCGTGTTCCTAAACAACGGTTTGCCATATAAGGCGTTTGAGATATATGAGAGTATGGAAAAAGCTGGGTGCTCGTTAGATGCATCGAGTTATGAGTTAATGATCCCAAACCTCGCAAAGTCAGGACGCCTCGATGCAGCATTCAAACTCTTCCAGCAGATGAAGGTGAATAACTTTCGTCCAGGTTTTGGGATCTTTGCCTCCCTCGTTGATTCTATGGGTAAAGCTGGGAGGTTGGACACATCAATGAAGGTATATACTGAAATGCAGGGCTTCGGGCTCAGACCATCTGCTACTATGTTCGTATCCTTGATTGAGTCTTTTGTGAAGGCTGGAAAATTAGAGACTGCTCTAAGGCTGTGGGATGAAATGAAGAAAGCAGGGTTTAGACCTAACTATGGGCTATACACCATGATTGTTGAGTCCCATGCAAAATCTGGAAAGCTTGATATTGCAATGTCTGTCTTCTTGGATATGGAAAAGGCGGGATTTTTGCCCACTCCTTCCACCTATTCTTCTCTGCTGGAGATGCATGCTGCCTCTGGTCATGTAGATGCGGCTATGAAGCTTTATAACTCGATGACTAATGCAGGTCTGAGACCAGGATTGAGTACTTATACGGCCTTGCTAACTCTTCTTGCCAAAAAGAAGCTTTTGGATGTTTCTGCAAAGATTTTACTGGAAATGAAGGCCATGGGATATTCAGTTGATGTGAATGCTAGTGATGTTCTAATGGTTTACATTAAAGACGGTTCTGTTGATCTTGCTTTAATGTGGCTACGGTTTATGGGTTCATCAGGAATCAGGACGAATAATTTCATAATACGGCAGCTCTTTGAATCGTGCATGAAGAGCGGATTGTACGACTCAGCCAAACCTCTCCTTGAAACATACGTGAACTCTGCTGCCAAGGTTGACCTCATTCTTTACACTTCAATTCTTGCCCATTTAGTAAGATGCCAAGATGAGAACGATGAGAGGCATTTAATGTCGATCTTGAGTGCTACGAAACATAAGGCTCACACTTTCATGTGTGGGCTCTTTACTGGGCCAGAGCAGAGGAAACAACCAGTTTTATCTTTTGTGAGGGAATTCTTCCAAGGTATTGATTATGAGCTAGAAGAAGGAGCTTCTAGGTACTTTGTTAATGTTCTCCTTAACTATCTTGTCCTCATGGGACAAATAAATCGTGCTCGTTGTGTATGGAAAGTTGCCTATGAAAACAAACTTTTCCCCAAGGCTATAGTGTTTGATCAACATATTGCGTGGTCCCTTGATGTTAGAAACTTGTCAGTGGGAGCAGCTCTCGTGGCAGTGGTACATACGCTTCATAGGTTTAGGAAACGGATGTTGTATTATGGTGTTGTCCCTAGGAGGATCAAGTTGGTCACTGGACCAACTTTGAAAATTGTGGTGGCACAAATGTTAAGCTCGGTGGAATCACCCTTCGAGGTCAGTAAGGTTGTTTTGAGGGCTCCAGGAGATGCTGTCTTGGAGTGGTTTAAGAAACCAATTGTTCAGCAATTTCTTTTGAATGAGATTCCATCAAGGGCTGACATTTTAATGCATAAACTCAACATACTTTTTCCAACATCTGCACCGGAAATTAGGTCTTTGTCCCCTCCTAAGCCTCTTGTTGCTGGAAAAGCAATATAG